From a region of the Sesamum indicum cultivar Zhongzhi No. 13 linkage group LG3, S_indicum_v1.0, whole genome shotgun sequence genome:
- the LOC105159173 gene encoding UDP-glucuronate:xylan alpha-glucuronosyltransferase 2 isoform X2: MENGIKKKLMLEEPMKVSSRRALIKREKPSFLDGIGRGMRIGMVNMEDEDVAEWKASDGQVIHVSYEQVSELLEWKDLFPEWIDEEEEADGPSCPEIPMPDFDKYGYMDMIVVKLPCKAPNEGWSRDVVRLQVHLVAANLAVRRGKWDERGRMRVLLLSKCMPMLELFTCDELVGKEGDWWFYRPEKEKLERKVSGPVGSCNLAMPLWGKGINQVFDVSKIKGVSSKSTPRREAYATVLHSREAYVCGAITLAQSLLQTRTRRDLVLLLDTSISEPNRDALSRAGWKLRFIKRIRNPRAEKNSYNEYNYSKFRLWQLTDYDKIIFIDSDIVVLRNLDVLFHFPQMSATGNDGSIFNSGVMVIEPSNCTFSMLMSRRKEIVSYNGGDQGFLNEVFVWWHRLPRRVNFLKNFWSNTSSEATVKNQLFGSDPPKLYSIHYLGLKPWLCYRDYDCNWDIPEQRVYASDVAHARWWRVHDTMDEGLKQFCGLPERRKIELEWDRKVAAKMGLNDRHWEINVTDPRRFL; encoded by the exons ATGGAAAATGGGATTAAGAAGAAATTGATGTTAGAAGAGCCTATGAAGGTGAGTTCTCGTAGGGCGTTGATCAAGAGGGAGAAGCCGAGTTTCTTGGATGGTATTGGGAGGGGAATGAGGATAGGAATGGTGAACATGGAGGACGAAGATGTTGCAGAGTGGAAGGCTAGTGATGGGCAGGTGATTCATGTGTCGTATGAGCAAGTCTCTGAGTTACTTGAATGGAAGGACTTGTTCCCTGAGTGGATAGATGAAGAGGAGGAGGCCGATGGCCCATCGTGCCCTGAAATCCCTATGCCGGATTTTGATAAGTATGGTTACATGGACATGATTGTGGTCAAATTGCCATGCAAGGCTCCAAATGAAGGGTGGAGTAGGGATGTGGTTAGGCTTCAAGTTCACCTTGTGGCGGCGAATTTGGCGGTGAGGAGAGGGAAATGGGATGAGAGGGGGAGGATGAGGGTGCTGCTTTTGAGCAAATGTATGCCAATGCTTGAACTTTTCACGTGCGATGAGTTGGTCGGAAAGGAAGGGGATTGGTGGTTTTATAGACCGGAGAAGGAAAAGTTAGAGCGGAAAGTATCGGGGCCGGTTGGATCGTGCAATTTGGCTATGCCTCTATGGGGTAAAG GAATCAACCAAGTGTTTGATGTGTCCAAAATCAAAGGCGTCAGCAGCAAGAGTACACCAAGACGAGAAGCCTATGCTACGGTTCTCCATTCCAGGGAGGCCTACGTTTGCGGTGCAATAACCCTAGCCCAGAGCCTCCTCCAGACCCGAACCCGACGAGACCTCGTCCTTCTCCTAGACACCTCCATTTCCGAACCCAACCGCGACGCCCTTTCCCGGGCCGGGTGGAAGCTCCGATTCATTAAAAGGATCCGGAACCCCAGAGCCGAGAAAAACTCCTACAACGAATACAACTACAGCAAGTTCAGGCTGTGGCAGCTCACCGACTACGACAAGATCATCTTCATTGACTCCGACATCGTCGTTCTGCGTAACCTCGACGTCTTGTTCCATTTCCCTCAGATGTCGGCCACCGGCAACGACGGGTCGATCTTCAATTCGGGTGTAATGGTGATTGAGCCGTCCAACTGCACGTTCAGCATGCTCATGAGCCGCAGGAAAGAGATAGTTTCTTACAATGGGGGCGACCAGGGGTTCTTGAACGAGGTGTTCGTGTGGTGGCATAGGTTGCCGAGGAGGGTTAACTTTCTGAAGAACTTCTGGTCCAATACTTCCAGTGAGGCTACTGTCAAGAACCAGTTGTTCGGGTCGGACCCTCCCAAGCTGTATTCGATTCATTATCTCGGGTTGAAGCCGTGGCTTTGTTACAGGGACTACGACTGCAACTGGGATATCCCAGAACAACGGGTTTACGCCAGCGACGTGGCGCATGCGCGGTGGTGGCGCGTGCACGACACTATGGATGAGGGATTGAAGCAGTTCTGCGGGCTGCCGGAGCGGAGGAAGATTGAGCTAGAATGGGATAGGAAAGTTGCCGCAAAAATGGGGTTGAATGATAGGCATTGGGAGATCAATGTTACAGATCCAAGACGATTtctctga
- the LOC105159175 gene encoding BRI1 kinase inhibitor 1: MERQKEMLTGKQEEEKQKNQSKRQVQEAKQQAQPNLPPSASSSPSHEFSFTISLHPPSKTTPAAADNKTKSPPPFALDLSPADEIFFHGHLLPLHLLSHLPVVSPRSSTNSLDSFTLPIKHLPLENNTDTTDHDRQEIRLLEAKGRGKSKSFSLFGLPRWRKGYSEAREKEKRKSKFDISNVIKRYLRLVKPFLSLRNRNGNPPNHRQPPYSFSGNLQVRSKKEMRGRRGEFSAPASIRTSPTNSGLLVASGSVTPTKSDSTMEELQAAIQAAIAHCKKSIATDDKIKPSL; this comes from the coding sequence ATGGAAAGACAGAAAGAAATGCTGACAGGCaaacaagaagaagagaagcagAAGAATCAAAGCAAAAGACAAGTACAAGAAGCAAAGCAGCAGGCACAACCCAATCTACCTCCCTCAGCCTCATCTTCTCCGTCCCATGAATTCTCCTTCACCATCTCCCTCCACCCGCCGTCTAAAACCACCCCGGCCGCCGCGGACAACAAAACCAAATCCCCTCCTCCCTTCGCCCTGGACTTATCTCCGGCCGATGAAATCTTCTTCCACGGCCATTTACTCCCCCTCCACCTCCTCTCCCACCTCCCCGTCGTCTCTCCCCGCTCCTCCACAAACTCACTGGACAGCTTCACTCTGCCGATCAAACACTTACCCTTAGAAAACAACACGGACACGACAGATCATGACCGTCAAGAAATCCGTCTTCTGGAGGCGAAAGGGAGAGGAAAATCGAAGTCCTTCTCCCTGTTTGGACTGCCGAGATGGAGGAAAGGATACTCCGAAGCAAGagagaaggagaagaggaagTCCAAGTTCGATATAAGCAATGTGATAAAGAGGTACTTGAGATTGGTTAAGCCATTCCTTTCCTTGAGAAACAGGAACGGGAATCCTCCGAACCACCGGCAGCCGCCGTATTCGTTTTCCGGCAACTTACAGGTGAGAAGCAAGAAGGAAATGAGAGGGAGGAGGGGGGAATTCTCGGCGCCGGCGTCAATCAGAACTTCGCCGACGAACAGCGGGCTTCTGGTTGCAAGTGGAAGCGTTACTCCGACGAAAAGTGATAGCACCATGGAAGAATTGCAGGCAGCAATTCAAGCAGCGATTGCTCATTGCAAGAAGTCCATTGCGACGGATGATAAAATCAAACCGTCGCTATGA
- the LOC105159172 gene encoding protein WEAK CHLOROPLAST MOVEMENT UNDER BLUE LIGHT 1 isoform X2 encodes MEDAKNFKEDGPPESTPAPILLSPVKDQSATAAAASTTQDSSGELDVSKLAPNGNPVLSPPVIDVEMVAPEPNLGMPVEAKPVIEENKEPVESQKDNKAASVSESNASSDVQQDAPVADSQTLKPQQENVEPKIVARPSPEDDFTPLPSPHHHRRNSSIDIVAKVPPNYNSNPTSTERTKNPDNGELGRGQIDTAAPFESVKAAVSKFGGIVDWKAHRVQTVERRKFIEHELEKAQEEMPSYKQQSEAAEEAKTQVLKELESTKRLIEELKLNLERAQTEEQQAKQDSELAKLRVEEMEQGIADEASFAARAQLEVARARHAAAVSELVTVKDELEQLRKDYALLVAEKEAAVRKAEEAISASKEVEKSVEDLTIELITVKQSLESAHSAHMEAEEHRIGAVMAKEQESLNWEKELKQAEDELKELNRQVLSTTDLKSKLSKATALLQELKAELASYMESKLEGTGKEGNVEDALKEPEKKSRADIEAAINAAKKELAEVKLSIQKTTDEVNILKLASMSLKSELEKENVELAAIQRREEKASIAVASLEAELDRTKSEIAFVEEKEKERREKMGDLPKQLEEAAQEAEKAKALAEMAGVELQKAKEEAEQAKAGASSRESRLRAAQKEIEAAKASEKLALAAINALEESESAQRNNNEDSPTGVTLTLEEYYELSKKAHEAEEQANMRVAAALSHVEAAKESETRSLNKLEEVSCEMSGRKDALEIALQKAEQATVGKLAVEHELRKWRAEHEQRRKGVESGSQSNSPRASFEDGKDSKDVIEPDSSSIHQRSGSQAETSSNTETELSQEPKAVKKKKRSFFPRIFMFLARRKTSSSKTA; translated from the exons ATGGAGGATgctaaaaatttcaaagaagaTGGCCCTCCTGAATCTACTCCTGCACCGATACTTCTGTCTCCAGTCAAGGATCAATCAGctactgctgctgctgcttcgACAACCCAAGATAGTAGTGGAGAATTAGATGTTTCTAAGTTAGCACCAAATGGAAATCCGGTTTTATCTCCTCCAGTCATTGATGTTGAAATGGTAGCTCCAGAACCGAATCTTGGCATGCCTGTGGAAGCGAAACCAGTGATAGAGGAAAATAAAGAACCTGTGGAGAGTCAGAAAGATAATAAAGCAGCATCAGTTTCGGAATCCAACGCATCGAGTGACGTTCAACAGGATGCCCCAGTTGCAGACTCTCAAACACTTAAGCCTCAGCAAGAAAATGTAGAGCCCAAAATAGTTGCAAGGCCGTCTCCAGAGGATGACTTTACCCCCCTTCCTTCTCCTCATCATCACAGAAGAAACAGTAGCATTGATATTGTTGCCAAAGTTCCCCCTAACTATAATAGCAATCCAACATCCACCGAGCGTACCAAGAATCCTGATAATGGTGAGTTGGGCAGAGGTCAAATTGATACAGCGGCGCCTTTCGAATCTGTGAAGGCCGCTGTTTCAAAGTTTGGGGGGATCGTTGACTGGAAAGCCCACCGTGTGCAGACTGTGGAG AGGCGAAAGTTCATAGAGCATGAGCTGGAGAAAGCACAGGAGGAAATGCCATCATATAAGCAGCAATCTGAGGCTGCTGAAGAGGCGAAAACACAAGTTCTGAAGGAGCTGGAGAGCACTAAAAGACTCATAGAAGAATTAAAGCTTAATCTTGAAAGAGCACAAACGGAAGAACAACAAGCGAAACAGGATTCTGAACTTGCAAAACTCAGGGTGGAAGAGATGGAGCAAGGGATTGCCGATGAGGCTAGTTTTGCAGCCAGGGCACAACTTGAGGTTGCTCGAGCAAGGCATGCAGCTGCAGTCTCGGAGCTTGTAACTGTTAAAGATGAACTGGAACAACTCAGAAAAGATTATGCTTTGTTGGTAGCTGAGAAAGAAGCAGCCGTGAGAAAGGCAGAAGAAGCAATCTCTGCATCAAAAGAAGTCGAGAAGTCGGTGGAGGATTTGACTATTGAACTTATTACTGTGAAGCAATCCTTGGAATCTGCACATTCTGCACATATGGAGGCAGAGGAACACAGAATTGGAGCAGTTATGGCAAAAGAACAGGAGAGTCTCAACTGGGAGAAGGAATTGAAGCAGGCAGAGGATGAGCTTAAGGAACTGAACCGGCAAGTGCTGTCAACGACTGATCTCAAGTCCAAGTTGAGTAAGGCAACAGCATTATTGCAGGAACTGAAAGCGGAACTGGCAAGTTATATGGAATCAAAATTAGAGGGAACTGGCAAAGAAGGAAATGTAGAAGATGCACTCAAGGAACCGGAGAAAAAGTCTCGTGCAGATATTGAGGCTGCTATTAATGCAGCAAAGAAGGAACTTGCAGAAGTGAAACTCAGTATTCAGAAAACAACTGATGAGGTCAATATCTTAAAGCTGGCATCCATGTCATTGAAATCGGAACTCGAAAAAGAGAATGTAGAACTTGCAGCCATTCAACGGAGGGAAGAAAAGGCATCGATTGCAGTTGCATCTCTCGAAGCCGAGCTGGATAGGACAAAGTCGGAAATTGCTTTTGTTGaggagaaggagaaagaaagaagggaGAAGATGGGGGATCTTCCCAAGCAATTAGAAGAGGCAGCTCAAGAGGCAGAGAAAGCAAAAGCACTTGCCGAAATGGCTGGGGTTGAGCTTCAAAAAGCAAAGGAAGAAGCAGAACAAGCAAAGGCAGGGGCCAGTAGTAGGGAGAGTAGGTTACGAGCAGCTCAAAAGGAAATAGAAGCCGCCAAAGCCTCTGAGAAGTTGGCACTAGCGGCTATAAATGCATTGGAGGAGAGTGAATCTGCTCAACGGAACAACAATGAGGATTCACCAACAGGAGTTACACTCACTTTAGAAGAATATTATGAGCTTAGCAAAAAAGCCCATGAAGCAGAAGAGCAGGCGAACATGCGAGTGGCTGCCGCTCTCTCTCATGTTGAGGCAGCTAAGGAGTCTGAAACTAGGAGCCTGAATAAGCTGGAGGAAGTTAGTTGTGAGATGTCTGGACGAAAGGATGCACTAGAAATCGCATTGCAGAAGGCTGAGCAGGCGACGGTAGGAAAATTGGCTGTTGAACATGAGTTAAGAAAGTGGAGGGCTGAGCATGAGCAAAGACGGAAGGGTGTTGAATCTGGTTCACAAAGTAATAGTCCGCGAGCAAGTTTTGAGGACGGGAAAGATTCCAAGGATGTTATCGAGCCTGATTCTTCCAGTATCCATCAGAGGTCGGGTTCGCAGGCAGAGACAAGCAGCAACACGGAAACAGAACTGTCCCAAGAACCGAAAGCtgtgaagaaaaagaaaaggtcgTTCTTCCCTCGGATCTTCATGTTCCTGGCCAGAAGGAAGACGAGTTCATCTAAGACAGCTTAA
- the LOC105159172 gene encoding protein WEAK CHLOROPLAST MOVEMENT UNDER BLUE LIGHT 1 isoform X1 — MHNHCNPVSPFVILFSLLEIFSLTDDGVSLGTLKSAKKTFYHLRMEDAKNFKEDGPPESTPAPILLSPVKDQSATAAAASTTQDSSGELDVSKLAPNGNPVLSPPVIDVEMVAPEPNLGMPVEAKPVIEENKEPVESQKDNKAASVSESNASSDVQQDAPVADSQTLKPQQENVEPKIVARPSPEDDFTPLPSPHHHRRNSSIDIVAKVPPNYNSNPTSTERTKNPDNGELGRGQIDTAAPFESVKAAVSKFGGIVDWKAHRVQTVERRKFIEHELEKAQEEMPSYKQQSEAAEEAKTQVLKELESTKRLIEELKLNLERAQTEEQQAKQDSELAKLRVEEMEQGIADEASFAARAQLEVARARHAAAVSELVTVKDELEQLRKDYALLVAEKEAAVRKAEEAISASKEVEKSVEDLTIELITVKQSLESAHSAHMEAEEHRIGAVMAKEQESLNWEKELKQAEDELKELNRQVLSTTDLKSKLSKATALLQELKAELASYMESKLEGTGKEGNVEDALKEPEKKSRADIEAAINAAKKELAEVKLSIQKTTDEVNILKLASMSLKSELEKENVELAAIQRREEKASIAVASLEAELDRTKSEIAFVEEKEKERREKMGDLPKQLEEAAQEAEKAKALAEMAGVELQKAKEEAEQAKAGASSRESRLRAAQKEIEAAKASEKLALAAINALEESESAQRNNNEDSPTGVTLTLEEYYELSKKAHEAEEQANMRVAAALSHVEAAKESETRSLNKLEEVSCEMSGRKDALEIALQKAEQATVGKLAVEHELRKWRAEHEQRRKGVESGSQSNSPRASFEDGKDSKDVIEPDSSSIHQRSGSQAETSSNTETELSQEPKAVKKKKRSFFPRIFMFLARRKTSSSKTA, encoded by the exons ATGCATAATCATTGTAATCCTGTTTCGCCATTTGTTATCCTGTTTTCACTGttggaaatattttcattGACAGATGATGGTGTTTCATTAGGTACACTTAAATCTGCAAAAAAGACCTTTTATCATTTGAG AATGGAGGATgctaaaaatttcaaagaagaTGGCCCTCCTGAATCTACTCCTGCACCGATACTTCTGTCTCCAGTCAAGGATCAATCAGctactgctgctgctgcttcgACAACCCAAGATAGTAGTGGAGAATTAGATGTTTCTAAGTTAGCACCAAATGGAAATCCGGTTTTATCTCCTCCAGTCATTGATGTTGAAATGGTAGCTCCAGAACCGAATCTTGGCATGCCTGTGGAAGCGAAACCAGTGATAGAGGAAAATAAAGAACCTGTGGAGAGTCAGAAAGATAATAAAGCAGCATCAGTTTCGGAATCCAACGCATCGAGTGACGTTCAACAGGATGCCCCAGTTGCAGACTCTCAAACACTTAAGCCTCAGCAAGAAAATGTAGAGCCCAAAATAGTTGCAAGGCCGTCTCCAGAGGATGACTTTACCCCCCTTCCTTCTCCTCATCATCACAGAAGAAACAGTAGCATTGATATTGTTGCCAAAGTTCCCCCTAACTATAATAGCAATCCAACATCCACCGAGCGTACCAAGAATCCTGATAATGGTGAGTTGGGCAGAGGTCAAATTGATACAGCGGCGCCTTTCGAATCTGTGAAGGCCGCTGTTTCAAAGTTTGGGGGGATCGTTGACTGGAAAGCCCACCGTGTGCAGACTGTGGAG AGGCGAAAGTTCATAGAGCATGAGCTGGAGAAAGCACAGGAGGAAATGCCATCATATAAGCAGCAATCTGAGGCTGCTGAAGAGGCGAAAACACAAGTTCTGAAGGAGCTGGAGAGCACTAAAAGACTCATAGAAGAATTAAAGCTTAATCTTGAAAGAGCACAAACGGAAGAACAACAAGCGAAACAGGATTCTGAACTTGCAAAACTCAGGGTGGAAGAGATGGAGCAAGGGATTGCCGATGAGGCTAGTTTTGCAGCCAGGGCACAACTTGAGGTTGCTCGAGCAAGGCATGCAGCTGCAGTCTCGGAGCTTGTAACTGTTAAAGATGAACTGGAACAACTCAGAAAAGATTATGCTTTGTTGGTAGCTGAGAAAGAAGCAGCCGTGAGAAAGGCAGAAGAAGCAATCTCTGCATCAAAAGAAGTCGAGAAGTCGGTGGAGGATTTGACTATTGAACTTATTACTGTGAAGCAATCCTTGGAATCTGCACATTCTGCACATATGGAGGCAGAGGAACACAGAATTGGAGCAGTTATGGCAAAAGAACAGGAGAGTCTCAACTGGGAGAAGGAATTGAAGCAGGCAGAGGATGAGCTTAAGGAACTGAACCGGCAAGTGCTGTCAACGACTGATCTCAAGTCCAAGTTGAGTAAGGCAACAGCATTATTGCAGGAACTGAAAGCGGAACTGGCAAGTTATATGGAATCAAAATTAGAGGGAACTGGCAAAGAAGGAAATGTAGAAGATGCACTCAAGGAACCGGAGAAAAAGTCTCGTGCAGATATTGAGGCTGCTATTAATGCAGCAAAGAAGGAACTTGCAGAAGTGAAACTCAGTATTCAGAAAACAACTGATGAGGTCAATATCTTAAAGCTGGCATCCATGTCATTGAAATCGGAACTCGAAAAAGAGAATGTAGAACTTGCAGCCATTCAACGGAGGGAAGAAAAGGCATCGATTGCAGTTGCATCTCTCGAAGCCGAGCTGGATAGGACAAAGTCGGAAATTGCTTTTGTTGaggagaaggagaaagaaagaagggaGAAGATGGGGGATCTTCCCAAGCAATTAGAAGAGGCAGCTCAAGAGGCAGAGAAAGCAAAAGCACTTGCCGAAATGGCTGGGGTTGAGCTTCAAAAAGCAAAGGAAGAAGCAGAACAAGCAAAGGCAGGGGCCAGTAGTAGGGAGAGTAGGTTACGAGCAGCTCAAAAGGAAATAGAAGCCGCCAAAGCCTCTGAGAAGTTGGCACTAGCGGCTATAAATGCATTGGAGGAGAGTGAATCTGCTCAACGGAACAACAATGAGGATTCACCAACAGGAGTTACACTCACTTTAGAAGAATATTATGAGCTTAGCAAAAAAGCCCATGAAGCAGAAGAGCAGGCGAACATGCGAGTGGCTGCCGCTCTCTCTCATGTTGAGGCAGCTAAGGAGTCTGAAACTAGGAGCCTGAATAAGCTGGAGGAAGTTAGTTGTGAGATGTCTGGACGAAAGGATGCACTAGAAATCGCATTGCAGAAGGCTGAGCAGGCGACGGTAGGAAAATTGGCTGTTGAACATGAGTTAAGAAAGTGGAGGGCTGAGCATGAGCAAAGACGGAAGGGTGTTGAATCTGGTTCACAAAGTAATAGTCCGCGAGCAAGTTTTGAGGACGGGAAAGATTCCAAGGATGTTATCGAGCCTGATTCTTCCAGTATCCATCAGAGGTCGGGTTCGCAGGCAGAGACAAGCAGCAACACGGAAACAGAACTGTCCCAAGAACCGAAAGCtgtgaagaaaaagaaaaggtcgTTCTTCCCTCGGATCTTCATGTTCCTGGCCAGAAGGAAGACGAGTTCATCTAAGACAGCTTAA
- the LOC105159173 gene encoding UDP-glucuronate:xylan alpha-glucuronosyltransferase 2 isoform X1, whose product MVFRKMMKTTPPKALAIRINLVFLAFSLLLYSILLLCPSASDFHEGVHHKMENGIKKKLMLEEPMKVSSRRALIKREKPSFLDGIGRGMRIGMVNMEDEDVAEWKASDGQVIHVSYEQVSELLEWKDLFPEWIDEEEEADGPSCPEIPMPDFDKYGYMDMIVVKLPCKAPNEGWSRDVVRLQVHLVAANLAVRRGKWDERGRMRVLLLSKCMPMLELFTCDELVGKEGDWWFYRPEKEKLERKVSGPVGSCNLAMPLWGKGINQVFDVSKIKGVSSKSTPRREAYATVLHSREAYVCGAITLAQSLLQTRTRRDLVLLLDTSISEPNRDALSRAGWKLRFIKRIRNPRAEKNSYNEYNYSKFRLWQLTDYDKIIFIDSDIVVLRNLDVLFHFPQMSATGNDGSIFNSGVMVIEPSNCTFSMLMSRRKEIVSYNGGDQGFLNEVFVWWHRLPRRVNFLKNFWSNTSSEATVKNQLFGSDPPKLYSIHYLGLKPWLCYRDYDCNWDIPEQRVYASDVAHARWWRVHDTMDEGLKQFCGLPERRKIELEWDRKVAAKMGLNDRHWEINVTDPRRFL is encoded by the exons ATGGTGTTTaggaaaatgatgaaaacCACTCCTCCAAAAGCTCTGGCTATCAGAATCAACTTGGTTTTCTTGGCATTTTCATTGCTCCTTTATTCAATCCTTCTCCTCTGCCCTTCTGCCTCTGACTTCCACGAGGGAGTTCATCATAAG ATGGAAAATGGGATTAAGAAGAAATTGATGTTAGAAGAGCCTATGAAGGTGAGTTCTCGTAGGGCGTTGATCAAGAGGGAGAAGCCGAGTTTCTTGGATGGTATTGGGAGGGGAATGAGGATAGGAATGGTGAACATGGAGGACGAAGATGTTGCAGAGTGGAAGGCTAGTGATGGGCAGGTGATTCATGTGTCGTATGAGCAAGTCTCTGAGTTACTTGAATGGAAGGACTTGTTCCCTGAGTGGATAGATGAAGAGGAGGAGGCCGATGGCCCATCGTGCCCTGAAATCCCTATGCCGGATTTTGATAAGTATGGTTACATGGACATGATTGTGGTCAAATTGCCATGCAAGGCTCCAAATGAAGGGTGGAGTAGGGATGTGGTTAGGCTTCAAGTTCACCTTGTGGCGGCGAATTTGGCGGTGAGGAGAGGGAAATGGGATGAGAGGGGGAGGATGAGGGTGCTGCTTTTGAGCAAATGTATGCCAATGCTTGAACTTTTCACGTGCGATGAGTTGGTCGGAAAGGAAGGGGATTGGTGGTTTTATAGACCGGAGAAGGAAAAGTTAGAGCGGAAAGTATCGGGGCCGGTTGGATCGTGCAATTTGGCTATGCCTCTATGGGGTAAAG GAATCAACCAAGTGTTTGATGTGTCCAAAATCAAAGGCGTCAGCAGCAAGAGTACACCAAGACGAGAAGCCTATGCTACGGTTCTCCATTCCAGGGAGGCCTACGTTTGCGGTGCAATAACCCTAGCCCAGAGCCTCCTCCAGACCCGAACCCGACGAGACCTCGTCCTTCTCCTAGACACCTCCATTTCCGAACCCAACCGCGACGCCCTTTCCCGGGCCGGGTGGAAGCTCCGATTCATTAAAAGGATCCGGAACCCCAGAGCCGAGAAAAACTCCTACAACGAATACAACTACAGCAAGTTCAGGCTGTGGCAGCTCACCGACTACGACAAGATCATCTTCATTGACTCCGACATCGTCGTTCTGCGTAACCTCGACGTCTTGTTCCATTTCCCTCAGATGTCGGCCACCGGCAACGACGGGTCGATCTTCAATTCGGGTGTAATGGTGATTGAGCCGTCCAACTGCACGTTCAGCATGCTCATGAGCCGCAGGAAAGAGATAGTTTCTTACAATGGGGGCGACCAGGGGTTCTTGAACGAGGTGTTCGTGTGGTGGCATAGGTTGCCGAGGAGGGTTAACTTTCTGAAGAACTTCTGGTCCAATACTTCCAGTGAGGCTACTGTCAAGAACCAGTTGTTCGGGTCGGACCCTCCCAAGCTGTATTCGATTCATTATCTCGGGTTGAAGCCGTGGCTTTGTTACAGGGACTACGACTGCAACTGGGATATCCCAGAACAACGGGTTTACGCCAGCGACGTGGCGCATGCGCGGTGGTGGCGCGTGCACGACACTATGGATGAGGGATTGAAGCAGTTCTGCGGGCTGCCGGAGCGGAGGAAGATTGAGCTAGAATGGGATAGGAAAGTTGCCGCAAAAATGGGGTTGAATGATAGGCATTGGGAGATCAATGTTACAGATCCAAGACGATTtctctga